From a single Asticcacaulis sp. MM231 genomic region:
- a CDS encoding transglutaminase family protein, whose protein sequence is MSILAALHHVSDYRYDHPITLGPQVIRLRPAPHTRAHVQSYALKVEPEGHFINWQQDPFGNYLARIIFPEKTSSFKVTVDLVLEIKVFNPFDFFLEDSAQTFPFTYDAALHEELAPYLEIKENDDVLMDYVRSIPDDQKPTVDYLVAFNQKLNRDLGYTLRMEPGIQTSAQTLNLLQGSCRDMAWLACQILRHKGLATRFVSGYSIQLKADIESLDGPSGVSQDVTDLHAWYEVYLPGAGWIGLDPTSGMFTGEGHIPLCCAPNPTSAAPITGAHERAESTFAHEMGVTRIYESRRVTKPYSDSEWQAIDALGEQVDQKLVEGDVRLTMGGEPTFVSLDDRLGDEWHFSALSDNKKKLGYDLFQRLSARFATGALAQHAQGKWYPGEILPRWAMNMYWRHDGQPVWLDQALLADPEARSDLKPAVAGDFLAKLADVLGVGADYVLSAYEDIPYLLWKEQRIPAEGEMLKADLFEATERKRLQAKLDENVGKPTGYVLPLAFSAKTDGWISNAWKFRTDKMMLIPGDSPVGLRLPLGALPVVDPVLAEEHFFPPRSPFAETGALADSAKTVKAYRDSLASAAPVTAKAEGGTVSEVAPSGATTRAIFPASRGGKEVNGLIRSAICAEIRHGKLFLFLPPLTYIEHYLDLIHAIEAVATSLKIPVVIEGYSPPRDHRVESMSVTPDPGVIEVNIQPARSWSELKNIITTVYEEATQARLIADKFMIDGKRIGTGGGNHIVMGASRPEDSPFLRRPDVLGSMITFWQNHPSLSYLFSGLYIGPTSQAPRIDEARHDTLYELEIALKNMPDGTEETAPWLVDRLLRNLLVDLTGNTHRAEFCIDKLYSPDSDRGRLGLLEMRGYEMSPHPQMNLIQALLIRALVASFWKKPYKAPLVRWGTQLHDRFMLGHYVHEDLTEVLDYLGRSGFNFSPDWFVPFFDFRFPSVGQVQIGGVTLELKNALEPWPVMGEESSAGGTSRGVNSSVERMEILLKGAVSSQHVVTCNGLRLPLSPTRDGNVQVAGIRYKAWNPWSALHPNLPINTPLKFDVLDTRLERSLGGCKYHVMHPGGRNYDTLPLNENEAEGRRLSRFEAPTHTAGRIKVPPVVINPDYPHTLDLRWKP, encoded by the coding sequence ATGAGTATTCTGGCTGCGTTGCATCATGTTTCGGATTATCGCTACGATCATCCGATCACCCTGGGGCCTCAGGTCATCCGTCTGCGCCCCGCACCGCACACAAGGGCCCATGTGCAGTCCTACGCCCTGAAGGTCGAGCCCGAGGGCCACTTCATCAACTGGCAGCAGGACCCTTTCGGTAATTATCTGGCGCGCATCATCTTTCCGGAAAAGACCTCTTCGTTCAAGGTGACGGTCGATCTGGTGCTGGAGATCAAGGTCTTCAATCCGTTCGACTTCTTTCTGGAAGACAGCGCCCAGACCTTCCCCTTCACCTATGACGCCGCGCTTCATGAGGAACTGGCGCCTTACTTAGAGATCAAGGAAAATGACGATGTCCTGATGGACTATGTCCGCTCGATTCCGGATGATCAAAAACCGACCGTCGATTACCTCGTCGCCTTCAATCAGAAGCTCAATCGGGACCTCGGCTATACCCTGCGCATGGAGCCGGGCATCCAGACCTCGGCCCAGACGCTGAACCTTTTGCAGGGCTCGTGCCGCGATATGGCCTGGCTGGCCTGTCAGATCCTGCGCCACAAGGGGCTGGCGACGCGGTTTGTCTCCGGTTACTCGATCCAGCTCAAGGCCGATATCGAATCGCTCGACGGGCCTTCGGGGGTGTCGCAGGACGTCACCGATCTGCACGCCTGGTATGAGGTTTATCTGCCGGGCGCCGGCTGGATCGGTCTTGATCCGACCTCGGGCATGTTCACCGGCGAAGGCCATATTCCGCTTTGTTGTGCTCCCAACCCGACCAGTGCAGCGCCGATCACCGGCGCGCACGAGCGAGCGGAATCGACCTTCGCGCACGAGATGGGTGTCACGCGCATCTATGAAAGCCGCCGCGTCACCAAGCCCTATTCGGATTCCGAATGGCAGGCGATCGATGCGCTCGGCGAACAGGTCGATCAAAAGCTGGTCGAGGGCGATGTCCGCCTGACCATGGGCGGCGAGCCGACCTTTGTCAGTCTCGACGATCGTCTGGGCGATGAGTGGCATTTCTCGGCGCTTTCCGACAACAAAAAGAAGCTGGGCTACGATCTCTTCCAGCGGCTTTCGGCGCGCTTCGCCACCGGCGCCCTGGCGCAGCACGCGCAGGGCAAGTGGTATCCCGGCGAAATCCTGCCGCGCTGGGCGATGAACATGTACTGGCGCCATGACGGTCAGCCGGTGTGGCTCGATCAGGCCTTGCTGGCCGATCCGGAAGCCAGGAGCGACCTCAAGCCGGCGGTGGCGGGGGATTTCCTCGCTAAACTGGCTGATGTGCTGGGCGTCGGCGCGGATTACGTGCTGTCGGCCTATGAGGATATTCCTTATCTGCTGTGGAAAGAGCAGCGCATTCCGGCCGAGGGCGAAATGCTCAAGGCCGATCTCTTTGAAGCGACCGAGCGCAAGCGCCTGCAGGCCAAACTGGATGAGAATGTCGGCAAACCGACCGGCTATGTCCTGCCGCTGGCCTTTTCGGCCAAGACCGACGGCTGGATCAGCAATGCCTGGAAGTTCCGCACCGACAAGATGATGCTGATACCGGGAGACTCCCCGGTGGGCCTGCGTCTGCCGCTGGGCGCGCTGCCGGTGGTGGATCCGGTGCTGGCGGAAGAGCATTTCTTCCCGCCGCGCTCGCCTTTTGCCGAAACCGGGGCACTGGCGGATAGCGCGAAAACCGTAAAAGCCTACAGGGACAGCCTGGCTTCTGCCGCCCCGGTTACGGCGAAGGCGGAAGGGGGGACCGTAAGTGAAGTGGCCCCCTCCGGCGCGACTACGCGCGCCATCTTCCCCGCAAGCAGGGGAGGAAAAGAGGTGAACGGCCTGATCCGCTCGGCGATCTGCGCTGAAATCCGTCACGGCAAGCTGTTCCTCTTCCTGCCGCCCCTGACCTATATCGAACACTATCTCGACCTGATCCACGCCATCGAGGCCGTGGCGACATCGCTGAAAATCCCGGTGGTGATCGAAGGCTATTCGCCACCGCGCGATCACCGCGTCGAGAGCATGTCGGTCACGCCTGATCCCGGCGTCATCGAGGTCAATATCCAGCCGGCGCGCTCATGGAGCGAGCTGAAAAACATCATCACCACTGTCTATGAAGAGGCGACGCAGGCCCGCCTGATCGCCGACAAGTTCATGATCGACGGCAAGCGCATCGGCACCGGCGGTGGCAACCATATCGTGATGGGCGCCTCAAGACCGGAAGACAGCCCCTTCCTGCGCCGGCCGGATGTGCTGGGCTCGATGATCACCTTCTGGCAGAACCATCCCTCCTTGAGCTATCTCTTCTCCGGCCTCTATATCGGGCCCACCTCGCAAGCACCGCGCATTGATGAGGCGCGCCACGATACGCTCTATGAGCTTGAAATTGCGCTGAAAAATATGCCGGATGGCACCGAGGAGACCGCGCCGTGGCTGGTCGATCGCCTGTTGCGCAACCTCCTGGTCGACCTGACCGGCAATACCCACCGCGCTGAATTCTGCATCGACAAGCTCTATTCGCCGGACTCAGATCGCGGGCGCTTAGGATTGCTGGAAATGCGCGGCTACGAGATGAGCCCGCATCCGCAGATGAACCTGATCCAGGCCCTGCTGATCCGGGCGCTTGTCGCGTCCTTCTGGAAGAAACCTTACAAGGCGCCGCTGGTGCGCTGGGGCACGCAACTGCACGATCGCTTCATGCTGGGGCATTATGTCCATGAAGACCTGACCGAGGTGCTCGATTATCTCGGTCGTAGCGGCTTCAATTTCTCGCCGGACTGGTTCGTGCCTTTCTTCGATTTCCGCTTCCCGAGCGTCGGGCAGGTGCAGATCGGCGGGGTGACGCTCGAACTGAAAAACGCGCTGGAGCCGTGGCCGGTAATGGGCGAGGAATCGAGCGCCGGCGGCACATCGCGCGGGGTCAACTCATCGGTCGAGCGCATGGAAATCCTGCTCAAAGGCGCGGTGTCGTCGCAGCACGTCGTTACCTGCAACGGCCTGCGCCTTCCGCTTTCCCCCACGCGCGACGGCAATGTTCAGGTGGCGGGAATCCGTTACAAGGCGTGGAACCCATGGTCTGCCTTGCATCCCAACCTGCCGATCAATACGCCGCTGAAATTCGATGTGCTCGACACGCGGCTGGAACGGTCGCTCGGCGGCTGCAAATATCACGTTATGCACCCGGGCGGACGCAATTACGACACCCTGCCGCTCAACGAGAACGAGGCCGAAGGGCGTCGCCTGTCGCGCTTCGAGGCGCCGACCCATACGGCTGGCCGTATTAAGGTGCCGCCGGTGGTGATCAATCCCGATTACCCGCATACACTGGACCTGCGCTGGAAGCCTTGA